A window from Clostridia bacterium encodes these proteins:
- a CDS encoding RNA-binding protein, with product MITLYVGNLPWATTSEELTAYFSEYGQVVDSRIIKEKETNRSRGFGFVEVVAADAEKMIAKLNGKEFHGRQLIVNQAKPRD from the coding sequence ATGATTACACTTTACGTAGGAAATTTACCATGGGCAACAACTAGTGAAGAGTTAACAGCTTATTTTAGTGAATATGGTCAGGTAGTGGATAGTCGGATTATTAAAGAAAAGGAAACAAATCGTTCGCGGGGCTTTGGTTTTGTGGAGGTAGTGGCTGCAGATGCAGAAAAAATGATTGCTAAATTAAATGGCAAGGAATTTCACGGTAGACAACTAATTGTTAATCAGGCAAAACCGCGGGATTAA
- a CDS encoding nicotinate-nucleotide adenylyltransferase, with amino-acid sequence MRRIGLMGGTFDPIHQGHLVTAETARSEFNLEKVIFVPSGQPPHKKGLKISNKEARYLMTVLATSENPYFEVSRFELDRSGESYAIETVKYFHSRMAPESALYFITGADAILEIVTWKNVEGLFDCCTFIAATRPGYDLGALKKKLLKKLSPAHLEKIIPLEVPAMAISSTDIRHKIKKGKTIKYLLPAEVESFIYKNNLYSPWV; translated from the coding sequence ATGCGGCGGATTGGTCTAATGGGGGGGACTTTTGATCCCATCCATCAAGGGCATTTGGTTACCGCGGAAACCGCACGTTCCGAATTTAATTTGGAAAAGGTTATCTTTGTGCCTTCTGGACAACCGCCTCATAAAAAAGGTTTAAAGATCAGTAATAAAGAAGCACGTTATTTAATGACTGTTTTGGCTACTTCCGAAAATCCCTATTTCGAAGTTTCACGTTTTGAATTGGATCGTTCTGGGGAATCTTATGCTATAGAAACAGTAAAATATTTTCACAGCAGAATGGCTCCTGAGAGTGCCCTTTATTTTATTACTGGTGCTGATGCTATATTGGAGATCGTTACGTGGAAAAATGTCGAGGGCCTTTTTGATTGTTGTACATTTATAGCGGCTACCCGACCAGGTTATGATTTAGGAGCCCTAAAGAAAAAATTATTAAAAAAATTATCTCCAGCTCATCTAGAAAAAATTATTCCTTTGGAAGTACCGGCGATGGCTATTTCCTCTACTGATATTCGTCATAAAATAAAAAAAGGAAAGACAATAAAATATCTTTTACCTGCTGAAGTAGAAAGTTTTATTTACAAAAATAATTTATATAGTCCTTGGGTATAA
- a CDS encoding HD domain-containing protein, producing the protein MLKAKLSSERFAHSLAVMETALSLAENYAVDQKKVWLAALLHDYAKDLSDSVLLKLARENNLLSCQVEKYQPNLLHGPVGAFLCKRDLQIKDQEILQAIYYHTTGHQDMTLLDKIVFLADLLEPERSYPWVDELRQICAANLDKGLFFVFEQILQYLLHTKTLIHPLTIKARNQLIYQRLDMK; encoded by the coding sequence ATGCTTAAAGCAAAATTAAGTTCAGAAAGATTTGCTCATTCTTTGGCTGTTATGGAAACAGCTTTGTCCCTAGCGGAAAATTATGCTGTAGATCAAAAAAAAGTATGGTTAGCGGCTTTATTGCATGATTATGCTAAAGATTTATCTGATTCGGTATTATTAAAGTTGGCTAGGGAAAATAATTTATTATCATGTCAGGTAGAGAAATATCAGCCTAATCTTTTGCATGGTCCAGTAGGTGCTTTTTTATGTAAACGGGATTTACAGATTAAAGATCAAGAAATCTTACAAGCTATTTATTATCATACAACAGGCCATCAGGACATGACTTTGTTGGATAAAATAGTTTTTTTAGCTGATCTATTAGAACCAGAACGCAGTTATCCTTGGGTTGATGAATTGCGTCAAATCTGTGCAGCAAATTTGGACAAGGGTTTATTTTTTGTCTTTGAACAGATTTTGCAATATTTGCTACATACTAAAACATTGATTCATCCTTTGACTATTAAAGCTAGAAATCAGCTTATTTATCAAAGGTTGGATATGAAATAG